CCATCAGAAACGCCGATTTGGTAAAAACATTATCCAGACCTTATACAACACCGTTTCCGGAAAAAAAATAGCTTTCCTGGGCTGGGCATTTAAAAAAGATACAAATGATACCCGTGAATCTGCAGCAATATATGTGGCTGATGATTTATTAAGCGAGCGCGCAGAAATTGCGGTTTACGATCCGAAGGTATCGGAAGATCAGATTTTCTCTGATCTGGATTATCTGGAAACAAGATCGGAAGCAATGAACAGAGCCGGATTAACGGTTGACAATGATCCTTATGCTGTTTGCAATGGTGCTCATGCTATTGCGATATTAACGGAATGGGATGAATTTAACACGTATGACTGGCAGCGCATTTATGATAATATGTTAAAGCCGGCATTTATTTTTGACGGAAGAAACCTTCTTGACAAGGAAAAATTAACCCGGATAGGATTTATATATCAGGGAATAGGTTCCTAAAAATACTATAGCGCCTATTAAAAAAGCCTTTCTTTTAACTAAAAGAAAGGCTTTTTTGATGTTATGATATTGGTGTATTTTATTGATATATAGAAAAGTAGTATAAAAATTTTAAGAAATTGGTTTTGTTAAAAAATAACGAGTACTTTTGTTGCTCACAATTGCTGTTATGTTAGAATCATTAATTACTTCGAAAACCCGGTTAAGATTGCTTGTTAAGTTTTTTATTAACGCAGCAAATCAGGGACATTTACGCGGTTTGGCCGAAGAATTCAGTGAATCGACCAATGCGATACGAAAAGAACTGAATAACCTTTCTGAGGCCGGTTATCTGGAAAAGGAAGCGATCCGGAATACTATTTCTTACAGGGCCAACATCAAACACCCGCTGTTTTTATTACTGCAAAGCGTGGTGCGGAAGACCATCGGACTGGATACCATCGTGGCTACAATTCTGGAACGGATGGGAGAAGTTCAAAAAGTTTATCTGGTAGGCGATTATGCCGAAGGAAGGGATTCCGGAACGATAGAAGTAGTTATTGTGGGGGAAGTGCTGAATGAGGAATATGTTGAGCAATTGGCATTTAAGATAGAAGGAGAAATAAAGCGAAAAGTGAAATTTATACTTTCCAAAGATTATAGGGAAGAAGGGTTGTTGCTGTTTGGAAACGAATTGTAAATTTTGTTTTCAGGGCAGGCAATTGTTTGGGTAAAATTGCGTTAAGTAGAACTGAATTAATAGGAATTAAACGAATAAAAATAATGGATAGAATACTAATTACTGGCGGGGCTGGATTTATAGGCTCAAATTTGGTAGAGTACTTTTTAGGTAAAAACTACCATGTTACCTGCCTGGATAATTTTGCAACAGGTCATCGCCATAATATTGCACCTTTTCTGGAAAATCCTGATTTTAATTTAATTGAAGGTGATATCAGGGATTTGGCGACCTGTCATAAAGCTGTAGAAAATGTGGATTTTGTACTGCATCAGGCAGCATTAGGCTCGGTGCCGCGTTCTATTAATGATCCTGTTACCAGTAATGCAGTAAATGTATCCGGATTTTTAAATATGTTGGTTGCTTCAAGAGATGCAGGTGTAAAGCGATTTGTTTATGCAGCGAGCTCTTCTACTTACGGGGATTCGGAAGCTTTGCCAAAAGTGGAAGATAAGATCGGGAAACCATTATCTCCTTATGCCATTACAAAATATGTAAACGAGCTTTATGCAGATATTTTCAGCAAAACGTATGGTCTGGAAACGATAGGATTACGCTATTTTAATGTGTTCGGAAGAAGACAGGATCCAAATGGTGCCTATGCAGCTGTGATTCCAAAATTTGTAATGCAGTTTATGCAGCATGAAAGCCCTGTTGTAAATGGTGACGGAGAATATTCCCGTGACTTTACCTATATCGATAATGTGATTCAGATGAATGAGCTGGCAATGACCACAAAATCACCGGAAGCCATTAATACGGTATACAATACGGCTTATGGTGACAGAACGACTTTAAAGCAGCTGATTCAGTATCTGAAAGAATTTTTATCGGAGTACGACCCGGAAATAGCCAATGTTGAGGTGGTATACGGACCGAACAGAGCTGGGGATATTCCGCATTCTCTGGCCAGTATTGAAAAAGCAAAAACAAAATTAGATTATAATCCGAAATTTTCAATCAGAGAAGGGCTTAAGGAAGCGGTTTCTTGGTATTGGAGTAATTTAAAATAATAAAATATCAGTTATAATGGATAATAAAATTGCAGTTATAGGTTTAGGTTATGTAGGCTTGCCATTGGCAAGATTATTTGCAACAAAGTATGCAGTTGTTGGTTTTGATATTAATAAGGCACGAATCGCTGAATTAAATTCGGGGCAGGACAGTACGCTTGAAGTGGATAGTGAAACACTTAAAGGAGTATTGGTAGCCAAAAATCACAACTCAAAAGGGTTGTATTGTTCTTCGGATTTAGAAGATATTAAAGATTGTAATTACTTTATTGTTACAGTGCCTACGCCTGTTGATAAACACAACAGACCGGATCTTACTCCTTTGTATAAAGCCAGTGAAACGGTGGGTAAAGTGCTGAAAAAAGGAGATATTGTTATCTATGAGTCAACCGTATATCCCGGAGTAACGGAAGAAGAATGCGTACCGGTACTGGAAAAAGTGTCCGGACTGAAATTCAATGTGGATTTTTTTGCAGGCTATTCGCCGGAGCGTATTAACCCGGGAGATAAGGAGCATACAGTAGAGAAAATCTTAAAGATAACCTCAGGATCTACTTTGGAAATCGGACAAAAGGTCGATGAACTATATAAAAATGTAATTATTGCCGGAACGCATCTGGCACCTACTATAAAGGTTGCAGAAGCAGCGAAAGTAATTGAAAACTCACAGCGTGATATCAACATTGCTTTTGTAAACGAACTGGCAAAGATTTTTAATATTCTGGAGATCGATACCCAGGCAGTTTTGACAGCAGCCGGAACAAAATGGAACTTTTTACCTTTCCGACCAGGATTGGTTGGCGGACATTGTATTGGTGTAGATCCTTATTATTTAGCGCAAAAAGCACAGGAAAAAGGATACCACCCGGAAATTATCCTTGCCGGTCGCCGTTTGAACGACAGTATGGGCGAATATGTAGCCTCACAGGTGGTAAAACTGATGATTAAAAAAGGAATACAGGTAAACGGAGCCAAACTGTTAATGATGGGTATTACGTTCAAGGAAAACTGTCCTGATGTACGTAATACTAAGATTGTTGATGTTATAGCAGCTTTAGCCGATTATGGTATTGAAGTGAGTATATATGATCCTTGGGCGAATCCGGCTGAGGTGAAGCACGAATATGGATTGGTTACCAGCAATGAATTACCATCGCAGCAATTTGATGCAGTCGTTTTAGGAGTAGCGCATAAGGAATTCTTAAATTCTAATCTGAATACTTTGCTAAAGGAAAACAGCCTGTTGTATGATGTGAAAGGAGTTCTGGAAGGTGAAGTGGATGGGAAGTTATAATTTTGTTAAACCTAATAGTTAAACAAATATATGATTACGACAAAAAGAGAATACAATTACTATCTAGAGCAGGATAGATTGGCTTCAAGTATCAATGGGAAAGGATTTTTGTATCAAATCAAGGCTTTTTTATTTCCCAATTATATTTGGAAGTTTATAAAACTTATGCGCAAATATGAATATCTTAAAAATTCCAATCAAGGACTGTTTGGAAAGATACAACTCATTTTTGTCAGGATAGCTTATAGGAGAATATCCCTTAAGTTAGGGTTTTCTATTCCGATAAATGTATTTGGACCAGGTTTGTCAATTCCACATTATGGAACTATAGTTGTCAATCCGGCGACAAAGGTTGGGAAAAACTGTCGTTTACATGTTGGGGTCAATATTGGAGCAAGTTCGGGAAGTTCAAAAGCTCCTGAAATTGGCGACAATGTATATATAGGACCAGGGGTCATAATGTATGGGGATATAACCATAGTAAACAATATAACCATAGGGGCTAATTCAACCGTAAATAAGAGTTTTACTGAAGAAGGGGTTGTTATAGCAGGTTCCCCGGCTAAAATTGTTAATACTCAGTTTCCAGTATGGTGGAAAAATAATCGATTGTCCTTATAAAACAGCATTAGTTTTATTAATGAAGTTATATGGAGTCAGCTTCATAATAATTTAAATTTAAAAAGAAGAATGAAATTTATAAAGCATATTGAGTAATAACGAAGATCAAACTCTGTTTTTTGATTGTAATTTGTAAATAAAAGCGATGTTTTATCTTTTATTTAATAGGGATTATAAGTAGAGTTGTTGATGTAGAATTGTAATTAAAATTTATTAAATGTCAAATCGTATTAATGTTAAAACAAGTAATACTGAACAGGTTTTTTGGGTTGCATTAGGTAGTTTAAGTACCCTGGGGCTTTCTATTGTAAGTGCAGCAATTCTGTCAAGATATCTGGATAAAGCAGAATATGGGACTTATAAACAAATACTATATGTTTATACTACTTTATTAATTGTTTTTTCTGCAGGTTTACCAAGAGTATATGCTTATTTTTTACCTAGATATAACTTAAATGAAGGCAAGGCAATTGTATGGAAGATAAGTAAGGTGTTGTTTCTGGCAGGAGTGTTGTTTTCGGTTTTTTTATTTTTATTTTCAGGTTGCATTGCGGATCTTTTAAAAAATGAAAGATTGGAGTATGGATTGAAGGTGTTTTCGCCAATGCCAATGTTATTATTACCAACATTAGGTATTGAAGGTATCTTTTCGACCTATAAAAAAACTTTATTTTTAGCAATTTATAATACTCTTTCAAGATTATTGATGCTGGTTTTTATAGTTGTTCCTGTTATCTTGATTAATGCGAATTATATTATCGCAATTTATGGATGGTTAATAGCTTCATTGATAATATTTGTGATGACTTATTTTTTTAAAGGAATACCGTTCAAAGGGGTGGAATCGAAGGAAGCTAAATTGGAGCTTAAAGAGATTCTCGCATATAGTTTGCCTCTCGTTTTCGCAAGTTTTTGGGGTATAGCTATTAAAGCAGCTGATGAATTTTATATCAGTCGTTTTTTTGGAGCAAATGTATTCGCCGAATTTTCGAATGGTTTTATCGAATTGCCTCTCGTATCTATGATAACTACAAGTACTTCAGTAGTTTTAATGCCTGTTTTTTCAAGGGTTATACATGAAAATAAGGGCGTTGAAGAATTAGTAGTTACATGGAAAAGCGTGTTAAACAAATCTGCAATGATTATCTATCCGATAGTTGTTTTTTTTATGTTTTTTTCTACGCAGGTAATGGTTATAATGTACTCTGATGTTTATTTTGAGTCCGGAAAATATTTCAGAATTAATATGATACTTAATTTTTTTAATATAATAATTTTCTTTCCATTAATGTTATCATTAGGAGCGACTAAATTTTATTCCGGATTACATGCCTTTATTGCAATTTTAGCTTGGATTGGCGGATACTTAATCATGATCATTTTTAATAACCCAATTTCACTCGCAATTTTTTCGGTATCATTATCAATATTAAAAGTGATGATTGCTTTAGTATATGTGAGTAAAAGATTAGAGATCAAAGTATATGAACTATTTCCTGTTTTTCAGATGCTCAAAATAATACTGCATACATGTCTTGTTATGTTTACAGTGACTTTTTTTCTTAAGATTGTTGTCATTGAGAATAGTTTAATGCATCTTATTGTGGCAGGACTATTGTATGCGATATTAGTTTTAATGACAGGGCGTTTTTTGAAATTGAATTATTTAGAATTTTTATATCCATTAATAAATAAAATTAAAAAAAATGGTTAATAGATTTAATTGTACAAACAGAAAAGGAGAATGTTTGTCCAATGTTTTGAATATTTAGATTTCCTTGTAGTGGAGGATTCAGAGTCTTAAATTTTTTAGTCAAAAAATCTTTAGGATTGATAGGGGATATTCTTGTTATGGTTTCTTTTACTTCAATTATTAATGGTTAATTACTATTGAAAAAATATATATGATTAAAAAGGTACTATAGAATTGTATCTGTCTCATAAAAATTACAAACAATGATTTTGAAACTTATATTTATAATGTGTTTTATGAATATGATTTACTAAGTATATCTGATAACAATAATCTTTAAAAAATGAAAATAACCTTAATTGCTGGGGCAAGGCCAAATTTTATGAAAATTGCTCCTATAATACATGCTATTCAGAATGCACAAAAAAAAGGAAAAGATATCTCATTCCGATTAGTGCATACAGGGCAGCATTTTGATGAAAAAATGAGTGCTACTTTTTTTAGAGAGCTTAATATTCCACAACCTGATGTTAATTTAGAATGTGGAGGAGGCAGTCAGGCAGAACAAACGGCAGCTATTATGATTGCTTTTGAAAAAGAACTGTTAATTAACCCTGTTGATTTGGTTTTGGTGGTTGGTGATGTGACATCAACAATGGCCTGTAGTATTGTTGCTAAAAAAGTGAATATAAAAGTAGCTCATGTTGAAGCAGGAATTCGCTCTTTTGATTTAACCATGCCGGAAGAAATAAATCGTATGGTTACAGATAGTATTACAGATTATTTTTTTACTACATCGGAAATTGCTAATACTAATTTGAGAAAATTGGGAGTTTCAGAAGAAGCAATTTTTTTTGTAGGTAATGTAATGATAGATACTTTGTTGGTAAATAAACCTCGCTTTTTACCTCCCTCAGTTTTTACAACCTTGGGGTTACAGAAAGATAATTATCTGGTTATGACTTTACATCGCCCTGCCAATGTAGATGAAGGTGAAAAATTAAGAGAGCTAATAGTAACTATTGTTAATAATGTTGCTGGATTACCAGTTTTGTTTCCAATACATCCAAGAACAGCCAAAATTTTTAGTGATTTAGGAATACAAGCTGAGAATCTTTTTATAATAGACCCTTTGGGTTATTTAGAATTCAATTATTTGGTTGCAAATGCCAAAGCAGTAATAACTGACTCAGGAGGAATCACTGAAGAAACAACCGTTATGGGTATCCCATGTATTACTTTAAGAGATAACACAGAGCGACCTGAAACAATTACTATAGGTACTAATGAATTGGTAGGCACTAACCCATCAGCCTTACTTCCGGTATTATCACAATTGCTAAATGGAAAGTGGAAAAAAGGAGGAATTCCTGAAAAATGGGATGGAATGGCAGCAGAAAGGATAGTTGAATGTCTTTTAAATTTGCAGTAAGTCACTGGTTTTAAGTTTTTTTAATAACTCTGATAAGATTTTAATATTTGTAAAACTTTGAAAAAATGAATATGACGATTGGCGAGAGTGTAAATTGTTTAGATTTAATAATAGAGTTTAAATGAGTACTAAGCAAAAAGCGTGGAGTGTAAAAGAAAATAATTTAGATAAATTTATTAAAATTGTTTTTTTTATAGTTAGTCCTATTTTCGGTTTTTTATATTCTTTAAAAAATATAAAAACCAAATCTTCGTATGTTATTTTCTTTCTAACTGCAATCTGTTTTGGTATTAGTTTTACTGTAGAAAGGCAAAGTGGAAATGAGAATGATTTTGATAGTTTTTTTTACAGGGAAGAATTTGAGTCTTTTCAAAGTGTAGATTATTTAGAATATATAGATGGTTTAAAAGATTTTTTAAGTTTTGATGAAGGAAGAAAAGATTATTATTATGAAACGATAGCTTTTTTTGTTTCTAGATTTACAAATAACTATCATTATTTGTTTGCTGTTTTTGCTATAGTTTTTTCTTTTTTTGCATTAAAAACGTTTCGGTTTTTAACGGAAGAGGAGAATTTTAAAAATAACTTATCGTCTTATATTCTCGCTTATATATTTTTAACAAATCAGATTTTTAATATCAATGGAGTTCGGTTTTGGACAGCAGCTTGGGTTGCCGTTTTTATAGTATTTCAGGTTTTTAGAAATAAAAAATATCAATATTTATTATTGATGGTACTACTTCCATTTATGCATGGCTCGTATTGGATATTTATTTTTGTTGTTTTTGTTTATATATTATTGAGTAGATTTTATAGGATTTTTATTGTTTTATTTTTCTTCAGTTTTATTTTTTCTTCAATATCGTTACAATTGGCAAAAGACAGTACAAGTTTTTTACCGATTTTTCTTGTAAAATTAATAGATTCATATACCAGTGCAGAAACGATTGAGAAGGTAAGTGCACAGGGGACAGGTTTTTTTTGGATAGCTAAAATTTTCAAAACCGTATCATTTACTTATATGAATTTACTAGTGTATTTGTTTATAAGGAATGAAAAATTAATTAAAGAAAACTTTAAAACGGAAAGTCTTTATAAATTTTTATTAGTATTAGTAACTTTTGCAAATTTTACGATGAGTATTCCGTCTTTAGGAGGAAGATTCTTTTTATTGTCTTACCCAATAATAGCTTATATATGGCTAATCAATTTTGGAAAGAACAGGTATAAATATATACTCTACTTTTTTCCTCTGGCATTCTTTTTCAATATTTATGAACAGCTTATTTTATATTTAAAGGTTACGGGTGTGTATTTCTATATTTCAAGTCCATTTTATATTGTTTATGAATATTTGTTTTAGAAGTATGTTTTTTAAATTATAAAATGCTTGTTAATAATTATAGATTACATAATTGAGAAATAAATAAAGACTTCTTTTATGTGTATTTAAAATGAAAGGATTTGATGTAAAATGTTTTAATAAAAATGAAAAATAAAAAAATTATAATTATTGCAAGTGCTATTTTTCCATTTCAATCTCCAAGAGCTAATAGGGCGACAGAGTTGGCCAAAGAGTTTGGTAAACAAGGACATGATGTGACTATCTATGGAGTATTAGGGGATTATGATTATTCAGTGTTTGAAGCTAAAAATAATGTCAAAGTTAAAAACATTGAAAAAATGACTTTTGCAACTTTGAATAGCGATAATTCTGGTAAAGATACTTTTCTAAATAAAATTTTAAGACGTTTATTAGGACGTTGGCTAGAGTTTCCAAATATTGAGTTCATGTTTAAGATGACTAAAATTCTTAAAAAAGAAAAAGGGACAGATATGTTGATATCCATCGCATATCCGCATCCTATTCATTGGGGATGTGCATTGGCAAAAGCGCGAATGGGAATTAAGTTCCCTAAACTGTGGGTGGCAGATTGTGGAGACCCTTATATGGGGAATCCAATTGAAACACCGGTTTTTTATTTTAAATATATTGAGAAGTGGTTTTGTCGGAATGTAGATTATATTACGATTCCGATAGAAGAAGGTAGATCTGCATATTATTCTGATTTTAGAGATAAAATTAAAGTCATTCCACAAGGTTTTGATTTTGATTTAGTGCGTATAGATTCAAAAGAGCCTAATAATGAAGTGCCTACATTTATTTATTCAGGTGTTTTTTATCAGGGAGTTAGAGACCCTAGAGTGTTTCTGGATTACCTTTCTAAGGTGTTAATTAATTTTAAATTTATCATTTATACACAATCAAAAGATATATTGGAACCCTATAAAAGTAAATTAGGAGAAAAACTTATTATAAAAGATTATGTAACCAGAGAGGAATTATTAGTAGAATTGGCTAAAGCTGATTTTTTAGTAAACTTTGAAAATGGAAATGCAGTACAGTCTCCCAGCAAGTTGATTGACTATGCTTTAGCAAAAAGACCCATAATGTCAGTATCGTCTTTTGCAATTGATGAAGATAATATTGAGAGGTTTCTGAAAGGTGATTACAGCGGAAAGTTAGAAGTGCATAATATTGATCAATATGATATCAGAAACGTAGCGAATAAGTTTATTTCGCTTAGTTCCGGTGATTTATTAAAGTAGTCTTTAGGATTATATTATAGTGTAAAAATAATAATAATGTGTGGTATATATATAACTAACATTCCTTATGAAAAGGAAGAAGTGTTGGACAAACTTAACTTAATAAAGTTTAGAGGACCTGATAATTTAGGGTACTTAAAAGAAGGGAATATTTCTTTAGGTCATCTAAGATTGGCTATTGTCGATTTGGATGTTCGTTCAAATCAGCCATTTTTTTATGATAAATATATTATCGTTTTTAATGGGGAAATATATAATTTTCAGGATATCAGGGATGAATTGAAAACTTTAGGCTACTCTTTTGAAACGACTGGTGATACAGAAGTTTTAGTAAAGGGATATGCAGCATGGGGTAAAGATCTTTTACCAAAGATTAATGGAATGTTTGCATTTGCGATTTATGATATTGAAAATGAAAAAGTTTTTTGTGCAAGAGACCGACTTGGTGTAAAGCCATTTTATTATTATTGGAAAGATGGTTTTTTTGAAATTTGTAGCCAATTAAAACCTCTAATGAATTCAGAGAGTGTAGTATCGGATGAAGCGATTTCAATTTATTTAGATTGTGGTTATGTGCCTTCTCCCTATTCAATTTTGAAAAATGTATTCAAGTTAAGTCCTGGGAAATTTATCGAAGTTGATTTAGTGGCCCAATCAATGAGTATTTCTGAATATTGGGATTTGGAACCAGTTACGGCTAGAGATATTTCGTATGAGGATGCTAAAGAAGAATTACACAAATTATTGATTGATGCCGTAAGAATAAGGATGGATTCAGATGTTCCATTAGGGACGTTTCTTTCAGGGGGGATAGATTCAGCGTTGGTTACTGCTATTGCGTCTAAAATATCTGCAGAAAAGATAAATACATTTACTATTGGATTTAATGATCCGAAGTTTGATGAAAGTAAAATAGCAGAAGAGTTTTCAAAAATTTTAGATACAAATCATAAAACTACATTTTGTAATGCAAATGATGCATTAAAATTACTGCCGAAATTTCAAGAAGTTTATGATGAACCTTTTGCTGATAGTTCAGCTCTGCCTTCATTGTTATTGAATTCAGTTACAAAAAAAGGAGTTACAGTCGCTTTATCTGGTGATGGTGGAGATGAAAGTTTTTTAGGATATAACTATTTTGAAAGCATCAGAAAAGCTACAGTTTTTTTTAGAATCCCCTACTTTATTAGAAGTTTACTGGGGCTTTTAATAATAAATAAAAAATCAAAATTTAAAGAGTGGCTTTTAATCAGGAATATTGACGATTTTATAGTAAGGGTTTTTGTTTCAGTGAATAGTTTGAATTTAGTGAAGAATGATTCATGGATAAATAGATATTACTCAATATTTAAAAAATTATCCTCAAATGAAATGCAAAGAGCTGCTGATCTAAATATTAAACTTTGGTTAGAAAATGATAGTAATGTTAAGGTTGATAGAGCGAGCATGGCTTATGCCGTAGAAGTTAGAAGTCCTTTTTTAGATTATAGAATAATTGAATTCGCTAGAAAGTTACCGGTAAGTTTTAGATATAAAAAAGCACTGAGAAAAAAGATTTTGAGAGATATATTGGAAGAGTATATACCTAGTTCCGTTTTTAATCAGCCCAAAAGAGGATTTTCTATACCATTAGATGATTGGATTAAAAATGACCTAAAAGATGATATCTTAAATTGTTTGAATGATTCATTTTTGAATAACGTACCTAATCTGGATGTTGAGAAATTCAAAGAACAATTGTATAATCATATGGAAGGTAAGGAGATTAATGGAACCAACATCTGGAAGTTATATATGCTTGCGAAATGGTCTGAGTATAATAATATTAGTCTGTGTTCAAAAACTAATTAGGTCGTATTAGTATTTTTTATTGTTGTTGCTTATCAATGGATAAGGAATACACTGTTTTTATAAGTGAAAGAATATTGATTATCCTTGATTACTGATGTTTCCTGTTCGAAATTTTTATGAAATATGAAAATCAAAATGCATGGAAATTATCATTCGTGTCATTACGGATCGTCAGACTCGAAATCAAAAATTAAATTAAAATAAAGAAAGGGTCTTATTATGGAAAAAAAGAGAGTCGTTTTTGTAGCGGCTTCTACTCAGGGTGGCGGTGCCGAAAGAATGCAAATCAATATCATGCATTCTCTTTCTGTTGAAAAATACGATGTCTTTTTTGTGAATACCAGCATTGAGCCTAAGCCTCAAAGTTTGAAACCACACATTAAATATATTCAATACAATAAAAGCCATGCCAAAAATGCATATCGTTTGTTGTCTAAAGATTTAAAGCATATTAATCCGCATTATATTTTTACCACATCCATTGTTGTTGCGTATTTGTTGCAGATCATACGTATGATGTCCAGGCTTAAATCCAGGTTGATTGTTCGTATTGCTGTACCACCATCGGAGTTGTCACATGGAGGATTAAAATCGTCGGTTCTCAGTATGATTAATTCGTTTACTCTTAAGCATGCAGACCTGATTATTGCTCAGACCGAATTTTCGAAAACAGATGTTGCCAGGCACTATAAAGTACCGCTGACAAAAATAAAAGTAATCAGAAATATTGTTGATCAATCGTTATTGGACGAAAGTGGAGATCTGTATTTTCCGGGTGAATTTATTAGCGGGAATTATAACGTAGTAGCTGCGGGAGCCTTATATTCTGTAAAAGGATTTGACCTTTTAATTCATGCTATGAAAGAAGTGGTAAAGCACAATATAGCAACCCGTTTATATATTTTAGGTGATGAGCGATATGAGACGGGATACAAAGCCCAATTGCTGAATATGATAAAAGATAATCAATTAACAAATCATGTTTTTTTATTAGGCCATCAATCGAATCCTTATCCGTATTATAAAAATGCCGATTTGTTTGTATTGTCTTCACGTAAAGAAGGTTTCCCAAATGTTGTTTTAGAAGCATTATATTATGGAATCCCGGTTGTTGCAACCAATTGTGTGGATTTTTCGGAGGTCATCAATAATGGCGTAAATGGATACATTGTTCCTAAAGATTCGGTAAATGATTTATCGGAAGGGATAATTATGGCTATAGATCATTTGAAAAAGACTACTACTAACAAGATTGTTAATTATAATTACGAGCAAATTTTTAGCTGATGCATTTAGTTTCTGTTATTATTCCGACCTATAAACCCGGAGATTATATATATCAATGCTTCGAGTCGCTTTCTGTTCAGACTTGCGGCAATTCTGTATTTGAGGTTGTAGTTGTCTTAAATGGGGAAAGAGAGCCTTATTATGATAGTATAGCGTCAGCGCTGAAAAAGCACAATGTTAATTACAAGCTGTTCTATACAGATATCCCCGGGGTATCAAATGCAAGAAATATAGCGCTTGATTATGTCGCAAACAGTAATACATCGTATGTTGCCTTTTTGGATGATGACGACAGATTAAGTCCGTCTTTTGTAGAAGAATGCTTAAAAAAGGCACAACCAGATGTCATTGTGGTATCCAATACCAAAACCTTTGTTGAAAACACAGATGAAAAGCTCGGTGATGATTATCTCTCCAGTTGTTTTAAAAAAAATCAGGGAAAAAAATATAATATCATAAATTACAGGAGTTTTCTATCAACAGTATGCGCGAAACTCATTCCGTTATCTGTTATCGGAAAAACCAGATTTGATACGCATTTTGCTATCGGTGAAGATTCCTTATTTGGTTTCGAAATATCCGGCAGCATAAATGAAATGAGCCTGGCAGACGAAAAAGCTGTTTATTTTAGAGGTTTACGGCCATTATCGGCAAGCAGAAAAAAACAAAAAAAAATACCCCGTATTTTATGCAGCTTAGGCTTGTGTAAAAAGTACTCACAGGTTTATTTTACGCATTGGAGACAGTACAGTTTCAAGTTTTATATAACGAGAATTTTAGCTGAAATGCAATATATTTTTAAAACCCTTATCCATTAATAATAACCGACTTAAAGAAAATAAATAATGAAATATACTTTTGAAGTTATTACATCTCCCGATATTTTGTGGGATAAA
This region of Flavobacterium inviolabile genomic DNA includes:
- a CDS encoding ArsR family transcriptional regulator, whose amino-acid sequence is MLESLITSKTRLRLLVKFFINAANQGHLRGLAEEFSESTNAIRKELNNLSEAGYLEKEAIRNTISYRANIKHPLFLLLQSVVRKTIGLDTIVATILERMGEVQKVYLVGDYAEGRDSGTIEVVIVGEVLNEEYVEQLAFKIEGEIKRKVKFILSKDYREEGLLLFGNEL
- a CDS encoding SDR family oxidoreductase; this translates as MDRILITGGAGFIGSNLVEYFLGKNYHVTCLDNFATGHRHNIAPFLENPDFNLIEGDIRDLATCHKAVENVDFVLHQAALGSVPRSINDPVTSNAVNVSGFLNMLVASRDAGVKRFVYAASSSTYGDSEALPKVEDKIGKPLSPYAITKYVNELYADIFSKTYGLETIGLRYFNVFGRRQDPNGAYAAVIPKFVMQFMQHESPVVNGDGEYSRDFTYIDNVIQMNELAMTTKSPEAINTVYNTAYGDRTTLKQLIQYLKEFLSEYDPEIANVEVVYGPNRAGDIPHSLASIEKAKTKLDYNPKFSIREGLKEAVSWYWSNLK
- a CDS encoding nucleotide sugar dehydrogenase is translated as MDNKIAVIGLGYVGLPLARLFATKYAVVGFDINKARIAELNSGQDSTLEVDSETLKGVLVAKNHNSKGLYCSSDLEDIKDCNYFIVTVPTPVDKHNRPDLTPLYKASETVGKVLKKGDIVIYESTVYPGVTEEECVPVLEKVSGLKFNVDFFAGYSPERINPGDKEHTVEKILKITSGSTLEIGQKVDELYKNVIIAGTHLAPTIKVAEAAKVIENSQRDINIAFVNELAKIFNILEIDTQAVLTAAGTKWNFLPFRPGLVGGHCIGVDPYYLAQKAQEKGYHPEIILAGRRLNDSMGEYVASQVVKLMIKKGIQVNGAKLLMMGITFKENCPDVRNTKIVDVIAALADYGIEVSIYDPWANPAEVKHEYGLVTSNELPSQQFDAVVLGVAHKEFLNSNLNTLLKENSLLYDVKGVLEGEVDGKL
- a CDS encoding serine O-acetyltransferase, with amino-acid sequence MITTKREYNYYLEQDRLASSINGKGFLYQIKAFLFPNYIWKFIKLMRKYEYLKNSNQGLFGKIQLIFVRIAYRRISLKLGFSIPINVFGPGLSIPHYGTIVVNPATKVGKNCRLHVGVNIGASSGSSKAPEIGDNVYIGPGVIMYGDITIVNNITIGANSTVNKSFTEEGVVIAGSPAKIVNTQFPVWWKNNRLSL
- a CDS encoding oligosaccharide flippase family protein, with the translated sequence MSNRINVKTSNTEQVFWVALGSLSTLGLSIVSAAILSRYLDKAEYGTYKQILYVYTTLLIVFSAGLPRVYAYFLPRYNLNEGKAIVWKISKVLFLAGVLFSVFLFLFSGCIADLLKNERLEYGLKVFSPMPMLLLPTLGIEGIFSTYKKTLFLAIYNTLSRLLMLVFIVVPVILINANYIIAIYGWLIASLIIFVMTYFFKGIPFKGVESKEAKLELKEILAYSLPLVFASFWGIAIKAADEFYISRFFGANVFAEFSNGFIELPLVSMITTSTSVVLMPVFSRVIHENKGVEELVVTWKSVLNKSAMIIYPIVVFFMFFSTQVMVIMYSDVYFESGKYFRINMILNFFNIIIFFPLMLSLGATKFYSGLHAFIAILAWIGGYLIMIIFNNPISLAIFSVSLSILKVMIALVYVSKRLEIKVYELFPVFQMLKIILHTCLVMFTVTFFLKIVVIENSLMHLIVAGLLYAILVLMTGRFLKLNYLEFLYPLINKIKKNG